A stretch of DNA from Basfia succiniciproducens:
ATGTTTATTCCATTGGCTGCCCACTACACCGCCAAGTGCAGCGCCCGCCACGGTTGAGACGGTATTCCCGCCGATAATGTTTCCTGCTACACCGCCGATAACTGCGCCGGTGGCGGTATCACGTTGTTGACCGTGAAGTCCGCAAGCGGAAACTGAAGTTGCTAGTGCGGCGATTACAACCGCTTTTATAATTTTACTTGTCATTTTTTATTTCTCCGATTTTTATTTCGAAATTTAATGTTACACTTGTAACACTTCATGGTCGCTATTTTATGGAAACCGGTGACCTAGTCAATACAATTACCCTAAACTGAAACAATATGAGAGATTTGTAACAGTATGAAAAAAAATCTGAACTTTGTGGTAAAAGAGAGTATCACCGAAGCCTTATTGCGTTTAATGGCGAAAAAAAACTTCGATGAAATTAATATCACCGCAATTACCGAACTCGCCGGTGTAAGCCGCATTTCCTTTTACCGTAACTTTGATTCTAAAGAAGACGTACTGATTAAATATATGTACGTAAGAGCCAAAGAACTTTATAAACCCTTTGAAAGTCAAGATGTTAGCGTACGTGACAAATTAATCGGTATGTTCAAATCCATTGAGGGAATGGAAGATATTATCAATTTACTTTATGCACAAAATTTATCCCATATTTTTTTACAATATTTTAATTTTGTACGAGGCGCGAAACCCGAACAGGAAAATCTTGATGCCTATCAAAATTCTATTGTGGTGGGAGTTTGTTTTGGTGCGCTGGACGAATGGATTAAACGAGGCCGGCAGGAAACACCCGAACAAATGGTGGATTTATTGCAAAATGTGATTTGGGGCTTTGTGAAAGAATAGAATTCTTAATAAACCTTAAGAAATTATCGCTTAAAGGACATAAATTTAATTAAAAGTGCGGTCAAAATTTGGAAAATTTTAATTTTATTTTCTATTTTTCCCCAAAAAAATGGTAAAACTCATGCTATAACGCACATTTCCTATGCTTGCACCAAGTCATAGCTGTTCAGAACCTTTAATATTATAATTCTGCTCCCGTTAGCAGGAGAAAGTATTGTAGAAAGCAGGTGGTTGGGGATACAAACAATCATTTTTTGCTAAATTTTTGCAAAATTCACTTGTGATTTCCCCCTCCGCCTTACAGGCACCTCCCCCAGCTTCGTGGGGGAGGGAAAATAACGTTTTCTATTTTCGCTCCCACCTTTACGGGGGGAGCTGTCACGAAGTGACTGAGGGGGGTATTTTCATGCAGGCGCCTCCCCCAGCTTTGTGAGAGAGAAAATAACGTTTCGCGCCTTCGCTGCTTGGCGCTACCATGTTGTAACCTTCTGAGGTGGCGTCAATGCTTACGATTTCCGCATAAATGTAACGTTATTCTATTTCGCTCCCACCTTTACGGGGGGAGCTGTCACGAAGTGACTGAGGGGGGCATATTGACTAAATATTCAAAGCTTCCGCATCATCAATAAAATATTGGTTCATATCAAAAGCCGGTTTTGCACTGCGGTCTTTGCTGATAATCTTCGCCGGCACACCCGCTGCAGTGGCATATTCCGGTACGGGTTGCAAAACCACGGAATTAGCGCCGATTTTAGCGTATTTACCCACTTCAATATTACCTAAAATTTTCGCACCCGCACCAATCATCACGCCCTCGCGGATTTTCGGGTGGCGATCGCCGGATTCTTTCCCCGTACCGCCAAGGGTTACGCCCTGCAAAATAGATACGTCATTTTCAATTACTGCGGTTTCCCCCACCACAATGCCGGTGGCATGGTCAAACATAATGCCGCAACCCACACGCGCCGCCGGATGAATATCCACGTCAAACGCCACGGAAATCTGGTTTTGCAGATAAATGGCAAGCGATTTGCGGTTTTGTTGCCAAAGATGATGAGTAATACGATAACTCTGAATAGCATGAAAACCTTTTAAATAAAGTAACGGCGTCGACCATAAACCGACTGCAGGGTCACGTTGACGCACGGCATGAATGTCGCAAGCGGCGCTGTCGATAATACGCGGGTCGTCTTGATAAGTTTCTTCAATAATTTCACGCAAAGTAATTGCCGGCATGGTAGAGGTTGCCAATTTGTTGGCTAAAATATAACTCAATGCACCGCCTAAATTTTTATGTTTTAGAATAGTGGAATGGAAGAAGCTGGCTAGAACGGGCTCATGTTCAACAAGTTCTTTTGCTTCATTGCGGATATTATTCCAGACTTCACGTAACATTATTGTTCCTTAATCAGTAAATTATTCAACTTTGCTTTTACGTCCTAATAATGCGGTTGCCGCCTCCTTGGCATCTTTCCCGCAAAATAGGACCTGATAAATTTGTTCCGTTATCGGCATTTCAATGCTTTGCTTCTGTGCCAGCATATAGGCCTCTTTGGTGTTGTAATAGCCTTCTACCACCTGGCCGATTTCATCCATTGCCGTTCGCGCATCCACACCTTGACCGAGCATCATACCGAAGCGACGGTTTCTTGATTGATTATCCGTGCAGGTTAATACCAAATCTCCAAGGCCGGACATACCCATAAACGTATTTACATTCGCCCCCAAGGATACGCCTAAACGGCTGATTTCCGCAATACCGCGGGTAATTAATGCGGTACGGGCGTTGGCGCCGAATCCCATGCCGTCCGACATACCCGCGCTAATGGCAATCACATTTTTAATTGCGCCGCCCAGTTGCACACCTACCATATCATTATTGATGTACACGCGAAAATGCTTGCTGCAATGAATTCTTGCTTGGAATTCTTTGGCAAATTGTTCGTTTTCCGCCGCCAGGGTAATCGCCGTTGGTAAACCTGCCGCAAGTTCTTTGGCAAAAGTCGGCCCAGATAACACGGCTAAAGGATATTGCGAACCCAATTCCTGCTCCACCAGATTTTGCAATAATCGTCCCGTGCCTCGTTCCAACCCTTTAGTCGCCCAAATAATACGGTGCCGGTTATGCAGAAACGGCTTAATTTGTTGAATCACTTCACCGAATACATGGCTTGGCACCACAATTAACAAATCTTTGGATTTTTCCACCGCACTTTTAAGATCGGATTCAACCCGTAAGACTTCAGGAAAGGAAATATCGGGCAAAAAACGTGCATTTTGACGTTCTTGCGCCATTTGAGCGCAAGCCGTCGGGTTATGTCCCCATAAATAAGTGGGATAGCCGTTGCGGGATAGGGCAATTGCCAGGGCTGTTCCGTAAGAACCGGCGCCCAGAATTGTCACGGGAGAAGCCTGAATACTCATAAATTACCTCTGAAATGAAAATTATCAGCAAAACTGAAAAAATATTACAGCGATAAAAATAGCACGGACAAAATGTCCGTGCCATCAAGATAATATTAATGTTGCACTTCGGTCGAAGATTCGGCGTTTTGACTTTCTTGTTCCTGACGTTGTAAGAATTCCATAAACAACGCATCAAAGTTTACCGGAGAAAGATTTAATGCCGGGAACGTGCCGCGATTTACCAAGTTAGACACTAATTCGCGCGCATAAGGGAAAAGCATATTCGGACATTGAGAAGTTAAACAATGAGCCATTTGCATATCTTCCAAACCGCTAATGGTAAATACGCCCGCCTGTTTCACTTCGCATAAAAAGGCTAAATCACCGCTATCTTCCAAAGTGGTTTCAACGGAAATATTCAATACGACTTCGTATAAATCCTCACCTAACTGTTTTGCTTCCGTACTTAAATCAAAATTTAATTTTGGTTTCCATTCCTGTTGGAAAACATGAGGGAGATTAGGCGCTTCAAATGAAATGTCTTTCACATAAATGCGTTGAATTTGTAACACCGCTTGTTGTTCTTCTGTGGCTGTTGCCGGAGTTTGGTTTTCTTCTGCCATTGTGACAATCCTTATTTAACTAATGGTAAATTTTGCGATTTCCAGCCCATAATGCCTTCATTTAAGACATAAACATGAGCGAAGCCCTGTTTTGTTAAAAGCTGCGCCGATGAACGTGCAGTAAAACCGTTTGCACAAACTAAAATAACATGACGGTCTTTATGTTGTTCAAGCTTGCCGAGATTCCGGTTTTTGATATCGGTCGGAATAAACTCCAAACTACCTGCAATATGTCCGCGCTTAAACTCATCAATACTGCGTAAATCAATTACCACCGCATCTTCATTATTAATTAAGCTTGTCGCTTCGGCATTTGACAGGATTTTTACTTTACTGGTAAAGGATTTTACTAATTGAAAAATCACAATTACGAAAATTGCAACCCAGGCTGCAATTAAAAGGGTATGATTTTTGGCAAACTCGGTTGCCATCGGCATAAATTCTTCCATTTCACTCTCGAAAATAAGTAATCAAAAATAGGGGTTAAGTATAACCGCTGTTTCTTGATCTTTCAAAGAAACTATTACAATTTAATTGATCTACATTATAGATATGACTACCTATTATTGGTATATTAACAAGCGATTTCAAAACAGCGTTAATGTTTTGTTTTTTCTGCTAGAAATCACTGTGTTGACACAGACGGAAGTGTTAAAAATACTTCTTAATAAAAAATTAAAAATAATTTAGGAGACAAATATGTCTGCAATGTTTCTTATTCAATTTGCCATAGTTTTACTATGTATCTTGATGGGTGCCCGTGCCGGCGGTATCGGTTTGGGTGTATTCGGCGGGTTAGGTTTGGCCATTTTATCCTTCGGATTCGGGCTGAAGCCGGCGGGCTTGCCAATCGACGTTATGTTTATGATCATGGCGGTAGTTTCCGCTGCAGCGGCAATGCAAGCGGCAGGCGGCTTGGACTATATGATCAAAATCGCAACCAATATTCTGCGCCGTAATCCGAAATATATTACCTTTATGGCGCCGGCGGTAACTTGGTTGTTCACTTTTCTTGCGGGTACCGGCCATGTTGCCTATTCCGTATTACCGGTTATCGCCGAAGTGGCCCGCCACAACGGCGTACGCCCCGAACGTCCGCTTTCAATGGCGGTAATCGCCTCACAATTCGCTATTGTGGCAAGTCCGATTGCCGCAGCGGTTGTTGCCGTGGTCGCTTATCTCGAACCGCAAGGCATTACACTGGCGAACGTATTAAGCGTAACTATTCCTGCAACGTTGTTAGGGATTTTCTTAGCCTGTGTCTTCGTCAATAAAATCGGCGTAGAACTAAAAGACGACCCTGAATATCAACGCCGTTTACAAGATCCGGAATACGTAAAAGCAAATCACGCCGACGTAAACATGGACGAAATTCAATTAAAACCGACTGCAAAATTATCCGTAGGTTTATTCCTGTTAGGTGCGTTATTAGTAGTTGTGATGGGTGCGTTACCGGAATTACGTCCTTCATTCGACGGCAAACCAATGGGAATGGCGCACACAATTGAAATCGTGATGCTAACTATAGGTGCATTGATCATTTTCACCTGTAAACCGGACGGTACCGAAATTACTCGCGGCTCCGTATTCCATGCCGGTATGCGTGCGGTAATCGCTATTTTCGGTATTGCATGGTTAGGCGATACATTAATGCAAGCGCATATGGACGAAGTGAAAGGAATGGTTTCCGGTTTGGTTGAAACCGCGCCTTGGGCATTCGCATTAGCGTTATTTATCTTATCAATCTTAGTAAACAGCCAAGGTGCGACAGTTGCAACCTTGTTCCCGCTAGGTATTGCGCTAGGTATTCCTGCGCCGATTTTAATCGGTGTATTTGTTGCGGTAAACGGTTACTTCTTCATCCCGAACTATGGTCCGATCATTGCATCAATCGACTTTGATACTACAGGTACAACGCGAATCGGTAAATTCATCTTTAACCACAGCTTCATGCTTCCGGGTTTATTAAGCATGGCGTTCAGCTTAGGTTTTGGTTTGTTATTCGCCAATATGTTCCTATAACTACATAAATAAA
This window harbors:
- a CDS encoding rhodanese-like domain-containing protein produces the protein MEEFMPMATEFAKNHTLLIAAWVAIFVIVIFQLVKSFTSKVKILSNAEATSLINNEDAVVIDLRSIDEFKRGHIAGSLEFIPTDIKNRNLGKLEQHKDRHVILVCANGFTARSSAQLLTKQGFAHVYVLNEGIMGWKSQNLPLVK
- the gpsA gene encoding NAD(P)H-dependent glycerol-3-phosphate dehydrogenase, with amino-acid sequence MSIQASPVTILGAGSYGTALAIALSRNGYPTYLWGHNPTACAQMAQERQNARFLPDISFPEVLRVESDLKSAVEKSKDLLIVVPSHVFGEVIQQIKPFLHNRHRIIWATKGLERGTGRLLQNLVEQELGSQYPLAVLSGPTFAKELAAGLPTAITLAAENEQFAKEFQARIHCSKHFRVYINNDMVGVQLGGAIKNVIAISAGMSDGMGFGANARTALITRGIAEISRLGVSLGANVNTFMGMSGLGDLVLTCTDNQSRNRRFGMMLGQGVDARTAMDEIGQVVEGYYNTKEAYMLAQKQSIEMPITEQIYQVLFCGKDAKEAATALLGRKSKVE
- a CDS encoding glycine zipper 2TM domain-containing protein; translated protein: MTSKIIKAVVIAALATSVSACGLHGQQRDTATGAVIGGVAGNIIGGNTVSTVAGAALGGVVGSQWNKHR
- a CDS encoding anaerobic C4-dicarboxylate transporter; this translates as MSAMFLIQFAIVLLCILMGARAGGIGLGVFGGLGLAILSFGFGLKPAGLPIDVMFMIMAVVSAAAAMQAAGGLDYMIKIATNILRRNPKYITFMAPAVTWLFTFLAGTGHVAYSVLPVIAEVARHNGVRPERPLSMAVIASQFAIVASPIAAAVVAVVAYLEPQGITLANVLSVTIPATLLGIFLACVFVNKIGVELKDDPEYQRRLQDPEYVKANHADVNMDEIQLKPTAKLSVGLFLLGALLVVVMGALPELRPSFDGKPMGMAHTIEIVMLTIGALIIFTCKPDGTEITRGSVFHAGMRAVIAIFGIAWLGDTLMQAHMDEVKGMVSGLVETAPWAFALALFILSILVNSQGATVATLFPLGIALGIPAPILIGVFVAVNGYFFIPNYGPIIASIDFDTTGTTRIGKFIFNHSFMLPGLLSMAFSLGFGLLFANMFL
- the cysE gene encoding serine O-acetyltransferase, coding for MLREVWNNIRNEAKELVEHEPVLASFFHSTILKHKNLGGALSYILANKLATSTMPAITLREIIEETYQDDPRIIDSAACDIHAVRQRDPAVGLWSTPLLYLKGFHAIQSYRITHHLWQQNRKSLAIYLQNQISVAFDVDIHPAARVGCGIMFDHATGIVVGETAVIENDVSILQGVTLGGTGKESGDRHPKIREGVMIGAGAKILGNIEVGKYAKIGANSVVLQPVPEYATAAGVPAKIISKDRSAKPAFDMNQYFIDDAEALNI
- a CDS encoding TetR/AcrR family transcriptional regulator; amino-acid sequence: MKKNLNFVVKESITEALLRLMAKKNFDEINITAITELAGVSRISFYRNFDSKEDVLIKYMYVRAKELYKPFESQDVSVRDKLIGMFKSIEGMEDIINLLYAQNLSHIFLQYFNFVRGAKPEQENLDAYQNSIVVGVCFGALDEWIKRGRQETPEQMVDLLQNVIWGFVKE
- the secB gene encoding protein-export chaperone SecB, coding for MAEENQTPATATEEQQAVLQIQRIYVKDISFEAPNLPHVFQQEWKPKLNFDLSTEAKQLGEDLYEVVLNISVETTLEDSGDLAFLCEVKQAGVFTISGLEDMQMAHCLTSQCPNMLFPYARELVSNLVNRGTFPALNLSPVNFDALFMEFLQRQEQESQNAESSTEVQH